From the genome of uncultured Methanobrevibacter sp.:
ATCCAGTGTTACAAGCAGCTTTATCAATAGCTGGTTGTAAGTATTCTAAATTACCTTCACATAATGCAACTACAGTTTTTGCAATCATTTCAGGTGCTACAGGACAACCAGGAAGTGCTAAATCAACTTTAACTAATGAACTTACAGGCACGAAAGATTCGTGTTTAGGTTGTGCTTGTTGACCTCCACGAGCGAAGGTGGTGAAACAACCGGTCATAGCACAGGAACCGAATGCACAAATTAAAGCAGATTTTTTTCTTGCTTCTTGAATTTCGTGAAGACTGTGTTCATCTTGTAAACAAACAGATCCTTCAATTAAACATAAGTCCATTTCTGGCATTTCTTCTGCAAAAGTACCGTGAATCCATTTGTCAACTAAAGTTTGTCCGTATACAATGTCTACCATGTCAGTTAAAACAGTGGATAAAATGTCATAGTTTTCGGTTAAAGACATTGCATCACCAGTACAACCACTTAAGTGTATGTAACCAATACGTGGTTTTGCAGCAGCTGCTTCAGGTTCTGCAGCAGGTGCAGTTTCAACAGGTGTTTCAACAGGAGCAGCTTCAACTTTTTCTTCTACTTTTGGTTTTGCTGGTTCAGCTGAACCGCCAAAAGCT
Proteins encoded in this window:
- the frhG gene encoding coenzyme F420 hydrogenase subunit gamma, encoding MFDKLKKAFGGSAEPAKPKVEEKVEAAPVETPVETAPAAEPEAAAAKPRIGYIHLSGCTGDAMSLTENYDILSTVLTDMVDIVYGQTLVDKWIHGTFAEEMPEMDLCLIEGSVCLQDEHSLHEIQEARKKSALICAFGSCAMTGCFTTFARGGQQAQPKHESFVPVSSLVKVDLALPGCPVAPEMIAKTVVALCEGNLEYLQPAIDKAACNTGCGCDVLTNIIRNGLCSGCGTCALACPTRAMGFSEGRPSCDRDRCIKCGTCYVMCPRAWLPIKEIKKETGL